One stretch of Diorhabda carinulata isolate Delta chromosome 5, icDioCari1.1, whole genome shotgun sequence DNA includes these proteins:
- the LOC130893902 gene encoding mitochondrial-processing peptidase subunit beta — protein sequence MASILKFSRSFAKLPKYENVLNAYGKNIIRGAASQPESQTVVLNVPPTKVSTLPNGIRVATEDWGSQTATVGVWIDAGSRYEDDKNNGVAHFMEHMAFKGTSKRSQSQLEIEIEDLGAQLNAYTSREQTVYYSKCLSKDVPKAIEILADIIQNAKLGESEIERERGVILREMQEVESNLQEVVFDHLHATAYQGTPLANTILGPTANIRTINATDLRNYLDNHYKASRIVVAGAGGVSHQDLLQLAEASFGSLNNNYPGKVPVIAPCRFTGSEIRVRDDSLPLAHIAIAVEGAGWTDPDTLTLMVASTLLGAWDRSQASAKQNATNLARASGEGDLCHSYQSFNTCYKDTGLWGVYFVSDPMKIEDMVFNIQQEFMRLCTSVTENEVERAKALLTANTLLQLDTTSAVCEDIGRQLLCYGRRLPPHELAHRINSITAQNVKDVCYKYIYDRCPAVAGVGPVEQLPDYNVIRSQMYWLRV from the exons ATGGCTTCGATCTTAAAATTTTCACGATCTTTTGCAAAATTAcccaaatatgaaaatgtacTCAAC GCTTATggcaaaaatataattagaggAGCCGCCAGTCAGCCAGAATCACAAACTGTTGTTCTTAACGTTCCACCCACGAAAGTTAGTACATTACCAAATG GAATTAGAGTGGCAACTGAAGATTGGGGATCACAAACTGCCACTGTAGGTGTTTGGATTGATGCGGGAAGTAGATATGAAGATGATAAGAATAACGGAGTTGCTCATTTTATGGAACACATGGCATTTAAG GGTACAAGTAAAAGAAGCCAAAGTcaattagaaattgaaattgaagatTTAGGCGCCCAATTGAATGCGTATACCAGCAGAGAACAGACAGTTTACTATTCTAAGTGTTTGAGCAAAGATGTACCAAAAGCTATTGAAATTTTGGCAGATATAATTCAGAATGCTAAATTGGGAGAATCTGAAATTGAACGAGAAAGAGGCGTTATTCTTCGAGAAATGCAAGAGGTTGAATCCAATTTGCAAGAAGTTGTATTTGACCACTTGCATGCTACTGCTTATCAAGGAACACCTCTTGCTAACACAATTTTag GTCCAACAGCTAACATCCGAACAATCAATGCGACGGACCTCAGAAATTATTTAGACAATCACTACAAAGCAAGCAGAATTGTTGTTGCCGGAGCAGGAGGAGTTAGTCACCAGGACCTACTACAACTTGCAGAAGCTAGTTTTGGTTCTTTAA ataACAATTATCCAGGAAAAGTTCCAGTAATTGCACCTTGTCGTTTTACTGGATCTGAAATTCGTGTTAGAGACGACTCCTTACCATTGGCTCATATCGCTATTGCCGTTGAAGGTGCTGGTTGGACTGATCCAGATACTTTAACATTAATGGTAGCATCAACTCTACTTGGTGCTTGGGATAGATCTCAAGCATCAGCCAAACAGAATGCTACCAATTTAGCTAGGGCTAGTGGTGAAGGTGATTTATGCCATTCCTACCAAAGTTTTAATACTTGCTACAAG GATACTGGTTTATGGGGTGTGTATTTCGTCTCGGATCCTATGAAAATAGAAGATATGGTTTTCAATATTCAACAGGAATTTATGAGATTGTGTACTTCAGTAACTGAGAACGAAGTCGAACGAGCCAAAGCTCTACTCACTGCCAATACACTTCTACAACTTGATACTACAAGTGCTGTTTGTGAAGACATTG gTCGTCAATTACTCTGTTATGGCAGAAGACTTCCACCTCATGAATTAGCTCATCGTATCAACAGTATAACGGCACAAAATGTCAAAGATGTTTGTTATAAATACATTTACGATAGATGTCCAGCAGTAGCAGGTGTAGGACCTGTAGAACAATTACCCGATTACAACGTTATTAGATCACAAATGTACTGGCTCAGAGTttag